A single Fusobacterium hominis DNA region contains:
- the glyS gene encoding glycine--tRNA ligase subunit beta, translated as MRLLFEIGMEELPARFLKQALNDLKSNLETKFKNERITFDSIKTYGTPRRLILDVHNLAEVQEDLNLVNMGPAKNVAYVNGELSRAGLGFAKSQNVDPAQLEIISTPKGEYIAARKFMKGKPTRELLPEILKSLVLELNFPKSMKWSDKKLRFARPVKWFMAICDSEVVPFEIEGIVSGNKSKGHRFFGKEFEVNSPEDYFNKIRENNVIIDLDERKNMIKNLIETTCVEEEEQVLIEPALLDEVTNLIEYPCPIVGSFNADFLEVPQDVLIISMEVHQRYFPILDKNGKLLPKFVVVRNGIEPSEYVRKGNEKVLSARLADARFFYQEDLKHPLVDNVEKLKTVVFQKDLGTIYQKIQRSSKVAEYLIASLGCEDKKEDILRTVYLAKADLVSNMIGEKEFTKLQGFMGADYALKSGENENVSLGIKEHYYPRFQGDTLPTQMEGIIAGISDRIDTLVGCFGVGVIPSGSKDPFALRRAALGIVNVILNSKLNISIKALVEKSLETLEEDGVLKRDRNEVKAEVLEFFKQRAINVFSDMKYRKDIISAVLDKDFDNLIEAQEKINTLEEFVKEPAFSELLPVLKRVGNISKDHTDVIINPELFTEEIEKDLYNFSIELSNKVTDDIVNKNYKQYLAHLTECKDIINKYFDTIIVMDKNEAIKNNRLSQLRFLTEIFTKMADLNKIEER; from the coding sequence TTGAGATTACTATTTGAAATTGGAATGGAAGAATTGCCTGCTAGATTTCTTAAACAGGCTTTAAATGATTTAAAATCAAATTTAGAAACAAAATTTAAAAATGAAAGAATAACTTTTGACAGTATAAAAACATATGGAACACCTAGAAGACTTATTCTTGATGTTCATAATCTTGCTGAAGTACAAGAAGACTTAAATCTTGTAAATATGGGACCTGCAAAAAATGTTGCTTATGTAAATGGAGAACTTTCAAGAGCTGGACTTGGATTTGCAAAATCACAAAATGTTGATCCTGCACAACTTGAAATTATTTCAACACCAAAAGGTGAGTATATAGCTGCAAGAAAATTTATGAAAGGAAAACCAACTAGAGAATTATTACCTGAAATATTAAAAAGTCTTGTACTAGAACTTAACTTCCCTAAATCTATGAAATGGTCTGATAAAAAATTAAGATTTGCAAGACCAGTAAAATGGTTTATGGCCATTTGTGATTCTGAAGTTGTACCTTTTGAGATAGAAGGAATAGTAAGTGGAAATAAATCAAAAGGACATAGATTCTTTGGTAAAGAGTTTGAAGTAAATTCACCAGAAGATTACTTCAATAAAATTAGAGAAAATAATGTAATTATCGATCTTGACGAAAGAAAAAATATGATTAAAAATCTTATTGAAACTACATGTGTAGAAGAGGAAGAACAAGTTTTAATAGAACCTGCTCTATTAGATGAAGTTACAAACCTAATAGAATATCCTTGTCCTATAGTTGGAAGTTTTAATGCTGATTTCCTTGAAGTTCCTCAAGATGTTCTTATTATATCCATGGAAGTTCATCAAAGATACTTCCCTATTCTTGATAAAAATGGAAAATTACTTCCTAAATTTGTTGTTGTAAGAAATGGAATAGAACCTTCTGAATATGTAAGAAAAGGAAATGAAAAAGTTTTATCTGCAAGACTTGCTGATGCTAGATTCTTCTATCAAGAAGATTTAAAACATCCACTTGTTGATAATGTTGAAAAATTAAAAACTGTAGTATTCCAAAAAGATCTTGGAACTATCTATCAAAAAATACAAAGAAGTAGCAAAGTAGCAGAATATCTTATTGCCTCTTTAGGATGTGAAGATAAAAAAGAGGATATTTTAAGAACTGTGTATCTTGCTAAAGCCGATCTTGTTTCTAATATGATTGGTGAAAAAGAATTTACAAAATTACAAGGATTTATGGGGGCTGACTATGCTCTTAAATCTGGAGAAAATGAAAATGTTTCTCTAGGAATAAAAGAACATTACTATCCTAGATTCCAAGGAGATACACTTCCTACACAAATGGAAGGAATTATTGCTGGTATCTCTGATAGAATAGATACATTAGTCGGATGTTTTGGTGTAGGAGTTATCCCTAGTGGTTCAAAAGATCCATTTGCATTAAGAAGAGCTGCTCTTGGAATAGTTAATGTTATCCTAAATTCAAAATTAAATATTTCTATTAAAGCTTTAGTTGAAAAATCTCTTGAAACTTTAGAAGAAGATGGAGTTCTAAAAAGAGATAGAAATGAAGTTAAAGCTGAAGTATTAGAATTCTTTAAACAAAGAGCTATAAATGTATTTAGTGATATGAAATACAGAAAAGATATTATTAGTGCTGTACTTGATAAAGATTTCGATAACTTAATAGAAGCTCAAGAAAAAATAAATACACTTGAAGAATTTGTTAAAGAACCTGCATTTAGTGAACTTTTACCTGTATTAAAAAGAGTTGGAAATATTTCTAAAGATCATACTGATGTTATTATTAACCCAGAACTTTTTACAGAAGAAATTGAAAAAGATCTTTACAATTTCTCTATTGAATTAAGTAATAAAGTTACTGATGACATCGTTAATAAAAACTACAAACAATATCTAGCTCATTTAACTGAATGTAAAGATATTATCAATAAATACTTTGATACAATAATTGTTATGGACAAAAATGAAGCTATAAAAAATAATAGATTATCTCAACTTAGATTCTTAACAGAAATTTTTACTAAAATGGCTGATCTTAACAAAATAGAAGAAAGATAA
- the folE gene encoding GTP cyclohydrolase I FolE — MDLKKIEKSFASIIDAIGEDKNREGLINTPERVAQSYSEFFSGIDKDPKDMLQKTILTDKKDIVIEKNIDFYSMCEHHFLPFFGTVDIAYIPNNKIIGFGHIISALEVLAKRPQLQERLGYQLADALYEALQCEGVMVIVKAKHLCMTMRGSKKENSEIITTSCRGCFENDTLRKIEVINLLK, encoded by the coding sequence ATGGATTTAAAAAAAATAGAAAAATCTTTTGCGAGTATAATTGATGCTATAGGAGAAGATAAAAATAGAGAAGGGTTGATTAATACTCCAGAAAGAGTTGCTCAAAGTTACAGTGAATTTTTTTCAGGTATAGATAAAGATCCTAAAGATATGTTACAAAAAACTATTCTTACAGATAAAAAAGATATTGTTATTGAAAAAAATATTGATTTCTATTCAATGTGTGAACATCATTTCTTGCCTTTTTTTGGAACCGTTGATATTGCTTATATACCTAATAATAAAATAATTGGATTTGGCCATATAATCAGTGCTCTTGAAGTTCTTGCTAAAAGACCACAACTTCAAGAAAGATTAGGATATCAGTTAGCTGATGCACTATATGAAGCTCTTCAATGTGAAGGTGTAATGGTTATTGTTAAAGCAAAACATCTCTGTATGACTATGAGAGGAAGTAAAAAAGAAAATAGTGAAATTATAACAACTTCTTGTCGTGGATGTTTTGAAAATGATACTTTAAGAAAAATTGAAGTGATTAACTTATTAAAATGA
- the folK gene encoding 2-amino-4-hydroxy-6-hydroxymethyldihydropteridine diphosphokinase, protein MDKIYINNLEFIGYHGVFPEEKKLGQKFLVSLELSVDTREAGITGDLTKSVHYGLVAKDVEKIFLKKSIDLLETCAENIAEMVLQNYELVIAVKVTIKKPWAPLQMHFDNVAVEIIRKRHKVFLSLGTNMGDKLKNIKTAINKISLLKDTKIKKISELIETTPFGYIEQDDFLNACIEVETLFTPQEFLQTILDIELKMGRVREFKWGPRIIDIDILFFDNYVIEDDNLAVPHPWICEREFVLEPLSQIAPNLVHPLERKTISMLYRDLLKQKKKD, encoded by the coding sequence ATGGATAAAATATATATTAATAATTTAGAATTTATTGGATACCATGGAGTATTTCCAGAAGAAAAAAAACTTGGACAAAAATTTCTAGTTTCTTTAGAGCTTTCTGTTGATACTAGAGAAGCTGGAATAACTGGTGATTTAACTAAATCAGTTCACTATGGACTTGTTGCTAAAGATGTTGAAAAAATATTTTTGAAAAAAAGTATTGATCTTTTAGAAACTTGTGCTGAAAATATAGCTGAAATGGTATTACAAAACTATGAATTAGTTATTGCAGTCAAAGTAACTATAAAAAAACCATGGGCACCTCTTCAAATGCATTTTGATAATGTAGCAGTTGAAATAATAAGAAAAAGACATAAAGTTTTTCTATCTCTTGGAACTAATATGGGAGATAAATTAAAAAATATTAAAACTGCTATAAATAAAATTTCTCTATTAAAAGATACAAAAATAAAAAAAATTAGCGAGCTAATTGAAACGACTCCATTTGGCTATATAGAACAAGATGACTTTTTAAATGCTTGTATAGAAGTTGAAACTCTATTTACTCCGCAAGAATTCTTACAAACTATTCTAGATATTGAATTAAAGATGGGAAGAGTCAGAGAATTTAAATGGGGGCCTAGAATAATTGATATTGATATCTTATTTTTTGATAATTATGTAATAGAAGATGATAATCTTGCTGTTCCACACCCTTGGATTTGCGAAAGAGAATTTGTATTAGAACCTTTATCTCAAATAGCTCCTAATCTAGTTCACCCATTAGAAAGAAAAACAATTTCTATGCTATATAGAGATTTACTAAAACAAAAAAAGAAAGATTGA
- the folP gene encoding dihydropteroate synthase produces MQILKCRNKEIELGRRTLIMGILNVTPDSFSDGGQHQSVSEAVKHAKKMLEEGADIIDIGGESTRPGHTKITDEEEIERVVPVIKEVAKLGAIISIDTYKYTVAKAAFEAGAHILNDIWGLQYDNGEMAALVKEYDIPVIAMHNQNDKEYKEDIILSMKKFFKKTFDIANKYGIDKDTIILDPGIGFGKGIDENLEVLSRLQELRSMGRILLGCSRKRFIGTILNDIPPQKRAIGTVATTVCGIERGVDIVRVHDIVENKQAAMIADKIIRS; encoded by the coding sequence ATACAAATATTAAAATGTCGAAATAAAGAAATAGAATTAGGTAGACGTACTTTAATTATGGGTATATTAAATGTTACTCCAGATTCTTTTTCTGATGGTGGGCAGCATCAATCAGTATCTGAAGCTGTAAAACATGCTAAAAAAATGCTAGAAGAAGGTGCTGATATAATTGATATAGGTGGCGAATCAACTCGTCCAGGACACACTAAAATAACTGATGAAGAAGAAATAGAAAGAGTTGTTCCTGTTATTAAAGAGGTTGCTAAACTAGGAGCAATAATCTCTATAGATACATATAAATATACAGTTGCAAAAGCTGCATTTGAAGCAGGAGCTCATATTTTAAATGATATATGGGGACTTCAATATGACAATGGAGAAATGGCAGCTCTTGTAAAAGAATATGATATTCCTGTAATTGCTATGCATAACCAAAATGATAAAGAATATAAAGAAGATATTATTTTATCTATGAAAAAATTCTTTAAGAAAACTTTCGATATTGCTAATAAATATGGAATTGATAAAGATACAATTATTCTTGATCCAGGTATTGGTTTTGGAAAAGGAATTGATGAAAATCTTGAAGTATTATCACGTTTACAAGAATTAAGAAGTATGGGAAGAATTCTTTTAGGATGCTCTAGAAAAAGATTTATTGGTACTATTTTAAATGATATTCCACCTCAAAAAAGAGCTATTGGAACTGTTGCAACTACAGTTTGTGGAATAGAACGTGGAGTAGATATTGTTAGAGTTCATGATATAGTTGAAAATAAGCAAGCGGCAATGATTGCAGATAAAATTATAAGAAGTTGA
- the trxA gene encoding thioredoxin, with translation MAILHVTTENFEKEVLQSKEPVLVDFWATWCGPCKALGPILEEVDAELSGKVKVAKINIDEEEALASQFRVMSIPTLLLFKDGKVVNKSVGLAPKDEVLEFAKS, from the coding sequence ATGGCAATATTACACGTAACAACAGAAAATTTTGAAAAAGAAGTGTTACAATCTAAAGAACCTGTACTAGTTGATTTCTGGGCAACTTGGTGTGGACCTTGTAAAGCTTTAGGACCTATTTTAGAGGAAGTAGATGCTGAACTTTCAGGAAAAGTTAAAGTAGCAAAGATTAATATCGATGAAGAAGAAGCCTTAGCATCTCAATTCAGAGTTATGAGTATTCCTACATTATTACTATTTAAAGATGGAAAAGTAGTTAATAAATCTGTAGGACTTGCTCCAAAAGATGAAGTTTTAGAATTTGCTAAATCATAA
- a CDS encoding ISL3 family transposase: protein MSQIYSIKNLLNIKDKNITFTENGISMENFKGVYSKIIHAKLSYSPNQCPHCHGKDIIKWGSKTSNIRLLKILEYNSILRLQKQRFRCKDCGKTFSTETDIVDKNCCISNDVKLAITLKLQKNISEKDIASDFNVSPNTVNRIINSFFKEHLPNKNYLPQALCFDEFKATNDCEGAMAFIFCNANNGDITDILPNRRLSYLKEYFSSFSLEARKKVKHIVIDIYKPYMTLVNDLFPNAKISLDRFHLVQLINRSFNKTRIKIMNQCKNKDERYYNKLKKFWSLLLKNCLDLKTERINRGRMFDYALLSEEEIVDIILSKNNELKIAYEIYQELLIAIQDRKFNNFKAIIEKYYYISNEIMKTSLKTFKKHLEYIENSLTYDYNNGLIEGINRKIKTIKRTAYGYKSFYHFRAKILISNNLLATK, encoded by the coding sequence TTGTCTCAAATCTATTCTATCAAAAATTTACTAAATATTAAAGATAAAAATATTACTTTTACTGAAAATGGAATTTCTATGGAAAATTTTAAAGGAGTATATTCTAAAATTATTCATGCTAAACTCTCTTATTCTCCTAATCAATGTCCTCACTGTCATGGAAAGGATATCATTAAATGGGGTTCTAAAACTTCAAATATTAGACTTCTAAAAATTTTAGAATATAACTCTATTTTAAGATTACAAAAACAAAGATTCCGTTGTAAAGATTGTGGCAAAACTTTCAGCACTGAAACTGATATTGTTGATAAAAATTGTTGTATTTCTAACGATGTTAAATTGGCTATTACTCTTAAATTACAAAAAAATATTTCTGAAAAAGACATTGCTTCTGATTTTAATGTTTCTCCAAATACTGTTAATAGAATTATTAATTCTTTTTTTAAGGAACATTTACCTAATAAAAATTATCTTCCTCAAGCTTTATGCTTTGATGAATTTAAAGCTACTAATGACTGTGAAGGAGCTATGGCTTTCATTTTTTGCAATGCAAATAATGGAGATATTACTGATATTCTTCCTAATAGGCGCTTATCATATTTAAAAGAATATTTTTCTAGCTTTTCTTTAGAAGCTCGTAAAAAAGTTAAGCATATTGTAATAGATATCTATAAGCCGTATATGACTCTAGTTAATGATCTTTTTCCTAATGCTAAAATCTCTTTAGATAGATTTCATTTAGTTCAATTAATTAATCGAAGTTTTAATAAAACTAGGATTAAAATTATGAATCAATGCAAAAATAAGGATGAAAGATATTACAATAAATTGAAAAAATTTTGGTCTCTCCTTTTAAAGAATTGTTTGGATTTAAAAACTGAAAGAATTAATAGGGGAAGAATGTTTGATTATGCTTTGCTTTCAGAAGAAGAAATAGTAGATATAATCTTATCTAAAAATAATGAACTTAAAATTGCATATGAAATTTATCAAGAACTTTTAATAGCAATCCAAGATAGAAAATTTAATAATTTTAAAGCTATAATTGAAAAATATTATTATATTTCTAACGAAATAATGAAAACTTCTTTAAAAACTTTTAAAAAGCATTTAGAATATATTGAAAATAGTTTAACTTATGATTATAACAATGGATTAATAGAAGGAATTAATAGAAAAATAAAAACAATAAAAAGAACCGCTTATGGATATAAAAGTTTTTATCATTTTAGAGCTAAAATTTTAATTAGTAATAATTTATTGGCAACAAAATAA
- a CDS encoding TIM barrel protein: MYKLLNMCDFGSISEIEKSMSYYMDKFHFDGFEMIKFTDRNIMSLKKNIKGYHLRFFPCWLDLYRENYDILYRELVNKKNIKDLCGGTTKEELISFYKDELERAKELEVEYIVFHPCNIYIIESLHYKFYYSNREVLEGVVSFLNEIFKDGEYNFKLLLENLWWSGLRLDNYEDAHYLMENIKYHSKGFLLDTGHMLNNNLELKNSDEGIEYIKRNLDKLKEYKNYIYAVHLNYSLSGEYTKKAIELYKDVDNYNVAIEKVYPHIAKIDSHQPFENKKIVDILRSVPALEYLIYELICNSEEELDLKIEKQDICIKGFIK, encoded by the coding sequence ATGTATAAACTTTTAAATATGTGTGATTTTGGTTCAATATCAGAAATAGAAAAATCAATGTCATACTATATGGATAAATTTCATTTTGATGGATTTGAAATGATAAAATTTACAGATAGAAATATAATGTCTTTAAAGAAAAATATAAAGGGATATCATTTAAGATTTTTTCCATGTTGGTTAGATTTATATAGAGAAAATTATGATATTCTTTATAGAGAATTGGTAAATAAAAAGAACATTAAAGATTTGTGTGGTGGAACTACTAAAGAGGAACTGATTTCTTTTTATAAAGATGAATTAGAAAGAGCTAAGGAATTAGAAGTAGAGTATATAGTTTTTCATCCCTGTAATATATACATAATTGAAAGTTTACACTATAAATTTTATTATTCGAATAGAGAAGTTTTAGAAGGTGTAGTTTCCTTTTTAAATGAGATATTTAAAGATGGTGAATATAACTTCAAACTACTATTAGAAAACCTTTGGTGGTCTGGATTAAGACTTGATAACTATGAAGATGCACATTATTTAATGGAAAATATTAAATATCATTCTAAAGGATTTTTATTAGATACTGGTCATATGCTTAATAATAATTTAGAATTAAAAAATTCTGATGAAGGAATAGAATATATAAAAAGAAATTTGGATAAATTAAAGGAATATAAAAATTATATCTATGCAGTTCATCTTAATTATTCTCTATCTGGAGAATATACTAAAAAGGCAATAGAACTTTATAAAGATGTTGATAATTATAATGTTGCTATAGAAAAAGTATATCCTCATATAGCCAAAATAGATTCCCATCAACCATTTGAAAATAAGAAAATAGTAGATATTTTAAGAAGTGTACCGGCTTTAGAATATTTAATTTATGAATTAATTTGTAATAGTGAAGAAGAATTAGATTTGAAAATAGAAAAGCAAGATATATGTATAAAAGGTTTCATAAAATAA
- a CDS encoding ABC transporter ATP-binding protein: MSRFTFNVDNISYEINGKKILKNISFDVKPGEIIGVIGPNGSGKTTLLKSLNNINEISSGSITFDNKKIDEFSSKELAKHISFMNQNTNIGFDFPCIDVVVLGRYPYLDAFSEYSKKDIEIAEKFMKLTNTLKFRDKSILSLSGGERQRVLFAKTLTQDTDIILLDEPTASLDMKYEEDIFKILKDIKEDNKGVVAIIHNLRTAIKYCDRLLLLNEGKVVQIGKPSEIITEENLRNVYKVDVCVYENKINGKLDFCIL; encoded by the coding sequence ATGAGTAGATTTACTTTTAATGTAGATAACATCTCTTACGAAATAAATGGAAAAAAAATATTAAAAAATATTTCATTTGATGTTAAACCTGGTGAAATTATTGGAGTAATTGGACCAAATGGATCTGGAAAGACTACATTACTCAAGTCTCTTAATAATATTAATGAGATAAGTAGTGGTAGTATAACTTTTGATAATAAAAAAATTGATGAATTTAGCTCTAAAGAATTAGCAAAACATATTTCTTTTATGAATCAAAATACAAACATAGGATTTGATTTTCCATGTATAGATGTAGTTGTCTTAGGAAGATACCCTTATTTAGATGCTTTTTCAGAGTATTCTAAAAAAGATATAGAGATTGCTGAAAAATTTATGAAACTGACAAATACTTTAAAATTTAGAGATAAATCAATTTTGAGTTTGTCTGGTGGAGAAAGACAAAGAGTGCTATTTGCTAAAACACTTACTCAAGATACTGATATAATTTTATTAGATGAACCAACAGCTAGTTTAGATATGAAATATGAAGAAGATATCTTCAAAATATTAAAGGATATAAAAGAAGATAATAAGGGAGTGGTAGCAATTATTCATAATTTAAGAACTGCAATAAAATATTGTGATAGATTACTATTATTAAATGAAGGAAAAGTTGTTCAAATAGGTAAACCTAGTGAGATAATCACAGAAGAAAATCTAAGAAATGTCTATAAAGTAGATGTATGTGTATATGAAAATAAGATAAATGGTAAATTAGACTTTTGTATATTATAG
- a CDS encoding FecCD family ABC transporter permease gives MIKKEKFNIIILLLLVGVILLSLFYGAVKVPLKDIIKILLNKICGMDFEISKRNFTSIVFYVRFPRVMCAVLVGGALGICGCAIQSMLKNPIADSGIIGISSGASLGAVIAIATGITTKYIFGMPILAIVFALFIAGIIYLFSATKGKTDSILLVLSGIAISSFVGAVSSFILTSLVDSQIKEYLFWSIGNLSGLRWEHFIAGVVPVIGLSFFLIHYGKELNILLLGDEEAKSVGVDIKKTRKKILVLVAFLTSISVCIAGNIGFVGLIVPHILRKIIGSDNRKLLKSSFLAGAFFLVLSDLISRIALAPKEISVGIITCLIGAPYFIYLILKMRREGRGI, from the coding sequence ATGATAAAAAAGGAAAAATTTAATATAATTATATTACTTCTTTTAGTAGGAGTAATATTACTTTCTTTATTTTATGGGGCAGTTAAAGTTCCTTTAAAGGATATAATAAAGATACTTTTAAATAAGATTTGTGGAATGGATTTTGAAATATCAAAAAGAAATTTTACATCTATAGTTTTTTATGTACGATTCCCAAGAGTTATGTGTGCTGTATTAGTAGGAGGAGCATTGGGAATTTGTGGGTGTGCAATTCAAAGTATGTTAAAAAATCCAATAGCTGATTCTGGAATAATAGGAATTTCAAGCGGAGCAAGTTTGGGAGCTGTAATAGCTATTGCTACAGGAATAACTACAAAATATATATTTGGTATGCCAATATTAGCTATTGTATTTGCTCTTTTTATTGCAGGAATAATCTATTTATTTTCAGCAACTAAAGGGAAAACAGATTCGATACTTTTAGTTTTGTCAGGAATAGCAATAAGTAGTTTTGTTGGGGCAGTATCTTCATTTATTTTAACATCGTTAGTTGATTCACAAATAAAAGAGTATTTATTTTGGTCTATTGGAAATTTAAGTGGATTGAGATGGGAACATTTTATAGCTGGAGTTGTACCTGTTATTGGACTTAGCTTTTTTTTAATACACTATGGTAAAGAACTTAATATCTTATTATTAGGTGATGAAGAAGCAAAATCAGTAGGTGTTGATATAAAAAAGACTAGAAAAAAAATATTGGTATTAGTTGCTTTTTTAACTTCTATTTCTGTATGTATAGCTGGAAATATTGGGTTTGTTGGTTTAATAGTTCCACATATTTTAAGAAAGATAATAGGATCAGATAATAGAAAACTGCTAAAAAGTTCATTTTTAGCAGGAGCATTTTTTCTTGTTTTAAGTGATTTAATTTCAAGAATTGCATTAGCCCCAAAGGAAATAAGTGTTGGAATTATAACTTGTCTTATAGGAGCTCCATATTTTATTTATTTGATTTTGAAAATGCGTAGAGAGGGAAGAGGAATATGA
- a CDS encoding ABC transporter substrate-binding protein: MKKILLFFLSLILTVSILGKNVKYERVASINLSSDEMLTALLPENRIVGLSGKINEDKDMSNISDIAKKYPKIEKNLETLLDLNPDLVVGADWIDSNIIQSIKDAGIEVFIYKTPKSYAEQKEVLLSLGKVLDEEDKSQEIVKNMDERLGAVQEKIKALSLKDKPKIMLYTPYETTSDEKTSFNDIVNLIGGINPVVGSGVNSFEKISKEKVIELDPDVIIVPVWTSEINNEEFFKYLLDDPSFQDIKAIKNKQVYGIPYKKISPSSQYMIGGIEEMARRVYHLEDLK, from the coding sequence ATGAAAAAAATATTATTGTTCTTTCTATCTCTTATTTTAACAGTTTCTATTTTAGGAAAAAATGTTAAATATGAAAGAGTTGCATCTATAAATTTAAGTAGTGATGAGATGCTGACAGCTTTATTACCAGAGAATAGAATAGTTGGCCTTTCAGGTAAAATAAATGAAGATAAAGATATGTCTAATATATCTGATATAGCAAAAAAATATCCTAAGATAGAAAAAAATTTAGAAACTTTACTTGATTTGAATCCAGATCTTGTAGTTGGAGCTGATTGGATAGATAGCAATATTATTCAAAGTATTAAAGATGCAGGAATTGAAGTTTTTATATATAAAACTCCTAAAAGCTATGCAGAGCAAAAGGAAGTTTTATTAAGTCTTGGAAAAGTATTAGATGAAGAAGATAAAAGTCAAGAAATAGTAAAAAATATGGATGAAAGATTGGGTGCAGTTCAGGAGAAAATAAAAGCATTATCTTTGAAGGATAAACCTAAAATTATGTTATACACTCCTTATGAAACAACAAGTGATGAAAAAACAAGTTTTAATGATATTGTAAATTTAATAGGTGGGATAAATCCTGTAGTAGGAAGTGGTGTTAATAGTTTTGAAAAAATATCTAAAGAAAAAGTGATAGAGCTAGACCCCGATGTTATAATTGTACCTGTATGGACAAGTGAAATCAACAACGAAGAATTTTTTAAATATTTACTAGATGATCCTAGTTTTCAAGATATAAAGGCAATAAAAAATAAACAAGTATACGGTATTCCATATAAAAAAATATCACCAAGTTCTCAATATATGATAGGTGGAATAGAAGAAATGGCAAGACGGGTATATCATTTGGAGGATCTTAAATGA
- a CDS encoding energy transducer TonB, with amino-acid sequence MRFYIISFVLHIILLGSVIHYSNTQIPVDSKNVVVYLNELNTNPVELAAAPPPKVTPEKIEEKKPVEKKKIVKKEVKKKALKRVKKSEVKEDIKEPQEDKSIENATTDSSLTAPQNPFSGMGIEGGTYVGDQRNMGGYGYKILREVDPKYPQMAKKAGFKQEVVIKTKFLVGINGKVEKVVFLDNFDKYGFHLEVEKALKKWEFAPIIYHGEKIKMYFYKDFRFNVKTI; translated from the coding sequence ATGAGATTTTACATAATTTCTTTTGTTCTGCATATTATCTTGTTAGGGTCTGTTATTCATTATTCTAATACTCAAATACCAGTAGATAGTAAAAATGTAGTTGTGTATTTAAATGAACTAAATACTAATCCAGTAGAATTAGCAGCTGCTCCACCGCCAAAGGTGACACCAGAAAAAATAGAAGAAAAAAAACCTGTAGAAAAAAAGAAAATTGTAAAAAAAGAAGTTAAGAAAAAGGCTCTCAAACGAGTAAAAAAATCTGAAGTAAAAGAAGATATTAAAGAGCCACAAGAGGATAAAAGTATAGAAAATGCTACTACTGATAGTAGTTTGACAGCTCCTCAAAATCCATTTTCAGGAATGGGAATAGAAGGTGGAACTTATGTTGGTGATCAAAGAAATATGGGTGGATATGGATATAAAATATTAAGAGAAGTTGATCCTAAATATCCACAGATGGCAAAAAAAGCAGGATTTAAACAAGAAGTTGTAATTAAAACAAAATTTCTTGTAGGAATAAATGGAAAAGTTGAAAAAGTTGTGTTTTTAGATAATTTTGATAAATATGGATTTCATTTAGAAGTGGAAAAAGCTTTGAAAAAATGGGAGTTTGCTCCTATTATATATCATGGTGAAAAAATAAAAATGTATTTTTATAAAGATTTTAGATTTAATGTAAAAACTATATAA
- a CDS encoding ExbD/TolR family protein: MRELQRDKGMINPDLTPLIDVVFQLLIFFMLVTTFSQYTKFDMNLPQSNVETVDKPEVQVDLVIDKKGDFFLKSGDDSISIPKEQLTQKIREYMEGRKDQVLVISADKDLKYETVIEAMGQVKNAGIEKIEINTVK; this comes from the coding sequence ATGAGAGAATTACAAAGAGATAAAGGAATGATAAATCCAGATTTAACTCCTCTTATTGACGTTGTATTTCAACTTTTAATTTTCTTTATGTTGGTTACTACATTTAGCCAATATACAAAATTTGATATGAATTTACCTCAATCAAATGTTGAAACTGTAGATAAACCAGAAGTTCAAGTTGATTTAGTTATAGATAAAAAGGGAGATTTTTTCTTAAAATCAGGAGATGATAGTATATCTATTCCTAAAGAACAATTAACTCAAAAAATAAGAGAATATATGGAAGGAAGAAAAGATCAAGTACTTGTAATAAGTGCAGATAAAGATTTAAAATATGAAACTGTAATTGAAGCTATGGGACAAGTAAAAAATGCAGGAATAGAAAAAATAGAAATAAATACTGTAAAGTAG